The sequence GGCGCCGGCAAGCATGCCCAACAGGATGACTTCGACAACAACGTCTTGTAGGACGGTGATGGTCTTTGCTCGATGCGGATGACCCGGGCCCTCCTCTCGAGAGAAGCGTAGGACATGCAGAGTCTGATACCGCCGAAAGGGGGATGTGCTGGAAGGTGTTATAGCAATATTTCCCACACCGCGCTTGGTAGTATTAGGGGTTTTGGCGACCACCGTCTCGGGCATGGCGATAGTCTTGGCCTGACGGACGCTATACGCTGCGATCATACTGCTTGCCGCACCGTTCGCACAGGGAAACACAGAGCCCCAGTTTGCGTCCCATACTTCACGACGCAACTCTCCAATCGAACATGCTTCGTCCAGAAAATTCGGTCCTTCTTTAAGGAGCCGAGCAACGGTCGCGAGGACATGCAATTTTGGAAAGAGGCCGATTTGGAGACGGCCGGACAATGACGCCATTCCAACAAATCGGTGGCCTTCTTGCGGCCTCGCAAGATAGGTGACTAGAGGGATCAGGGCCGCCAATTCGAAAAGTATGGCGAAGCCGCTATCGCTACCTGTGCCAAAGCTGAATGGAGGGTTAAACCCCAGTGTCCCTGAACCATCGGAATCATCGAGTGACTTCGCCATATTGTTGCAAACTCTCTGTCCATTtcttcccccccttttcgATGGAGGAGCGTTGGGCTTTTATCGGAGAGAAAATTGGCGAACCCAACAAAATGCAGCCTAACTTAGCTAACTTGTTAAGTAGGCGAGAGATCAAACCAGTTAGCCAGCCTTGCAAAAAATATAGCTGGTTTAACAATGCAATAGGTTACTCCATATGGAGCAGGTAACTAATGCATATAGTAACCGGGATACTTACGCAGTTAGCCTTGCGTGTCTGGCCCTCACTTGTTGCACCACACCGACCCAACAGGGCTGTGCTGCTCACCCACCCAAGAccttcatcgtcatcatcatcatcatcatcaggagcagcagcagcatgGATCCATCTGTCCTCGCCTTCCACCGAAGAAGAAATACGCTCTCACACTCACTATGGCCCAGCACTTAACGTACAACCGTGTCCTCCAGATCTTGAGGGACAGCTGCTCCGGGAGAGAAACATTCTTGTCCAAAAGTACAAGAATACCTTCGGAACTTAAGGCGTTTGATCCCGAGCCGGGCACCCTGTTCAATCAAACCTTCCAGCATCTTGACGAATTTGTGAATCTTCCTACCGGGGGTGCATTATTCGGCCTTACTTCCAAGACGAGCCGACAAGGGCTGACAAAGAAAATCTGCCAAGTCCTCTGTCAGCAACTCCACGACCCAGTGGACCATATCGAGCGCCTGGATAGGGCTTTTTCTGAGTTCCTGTATTTCGAGATATTTGATGGCCGAGTGGCTGATCCAGAATCGCTTGCGAGGGAGACATACCGGCTGTTGACGCGCCTTGTGCCCGATGAGCAGCCCTACTGGGAACTCAATGCCGAAGCAACCTGCAATACTCTCACTGGCCACTTCTTCCATCCAGGGAGCCCCGAGAAAGTACCACATCGACTCAAAGCGTCCACCTTTTTTGATCGCAATATAGTATGCACGGCAATTCACACGGTCTTAGAACCGCTCCGCGAAACGGGTTCGTCGTTACGTCTAACCGGTTATATCGACCTTCTCGCACAACTACTCCAAGCCGCATTAGACATCGTACCGGCCGGCCGTGTATTCACTCCAGGAAACTTGCTAGTGCTGAGGACATTTCTCTGGAAATCCTTGCAGAGGTCTGTTACCTTATACTGTTGGTCGTTGGTTAAACACGGCAACCGGGAAGTTTGGATGGATGTCACCCACCGCCAAACTTTCCATGTCCAGCGCTTTCGGCGTGTGATCGCAGCAAAACGAGATCAAGAGCTGCTGTCGGAACTTCCGGCATATCTATGTCCATGGGCTTTTGAGTTGATGCGGACACATCCAGCTGCAGCTGGTGTAGATCCCGCGTACTTTATTCATTTATTCTCTAAGCATTTTGGGAGCCTATCTGCCAGGTGCATCATGAATCCAGATGGCTCTTTTCGGCAGTGCGATGGAACTGGGCCCTTTGGATGCGCCCGATTTACGGGGGCGGTGATCCATGACCAGTCTGCGCACCAGGAATCTTGTGATAGAAAATGTGCAAAGTTATACTGGGATGAGGACTCCTACCGTCAAGTTCATGGCGCTAGGGCGGTGAGATTGGAAGAACCAAGAAAAGGTCTTCTACAATACTGCGCTGCTTCCAGCTCAACCATGGCAATATCTCATGTTTGGAGTCATGGTCAAGGTGGTCGCCCGGAGCGTCCGAGAGATGGGGTGCCCTCAACCGGATTCAATTCTTGTCTTCACCAACGATACTCCACCATTGCACGCCAGATGGGCTGCAATTCATACTGGATAGACACTGCCTGCATTCCTCAAGACCACCAACTGCGAAGAGAAGCAATTAGCCAAATCAATGACATCTTTACCAATAGTCGATCTACGCTGGTATGTGACCGAGACATAATGATGATCAGtatcaagaagaagacatttGCCGTGTTGGAGTCCTTAATGGCCGCCTTACTGGTCTGTGACTGGAACAGTAGGGCTTGGACCCTTTTAGAAGGGACTAGAGGCGCCAAGGTCGTTAACCTTCTCTGCAAAGATAACCAGACTATTGAGCTGAGCGAGGTCATTCAAGCTATGTATAGCAGGGGGCGTCTCTCCCTGGCAATTCTCTGCCTGACTCTCGACCACTTAATGGGAGCCGCGGTTGTAGGGGGAGAAACCTTCCGACTGACCGAGCGTCAGCACAAGTATACCGAGACAACAGCAGCGACCCTTTTAAGCCATCGCCATGCCAGTCGTGAGGGAGATGAGGTTGTAATCTGGAGCCTACTGTGTGGGAGACTAGTATATACTGCCGAAGAGTTCTGGCGGGACGCAAAGCATATCAAGACTGGATTTTTGATCTCCGATATCCCAAGGCTCGAAGGGGTTCCAGGGTTCAGCTGGGCCCCAAGACGGCCAGGCCTGGCGTCGGGTGGTAAGATTGTTGCCCGGCGCGAATACCACCAACGGCGCATTCTGGAGGTCATGGATAGTCAAGCTGGTAGCATATGCGCGGACGGGCTCCAAGCCACGTGGAGTGTCTGTGATATGGCGGATGTGAACTTTTTCTCCAGCCTCTATCAGTGTTTTATGCATTGTATTGGCGCCCTTCACTCCTTCGGGAGAATATTTTGGAAAATGGTACTCTGGGAACAGCTGGAAACCGCCCTATATTATTGGCATATGGCTTGCGCATCTTTGGATATGCGCCGCCGTTTCCAGCTTATTTCCCATGATGTGCAGGCTCCTATGCATCGCCTTGCTCTCATACGACCGTCTTCTTCATCAGACATTTACGATGGAGACGCAAAGGAGGCTTCTATGGCAGTGATAGAGATCACAGGCAGAGGTACATGGGCCTGGAGAAAGGTAATTTATTGGGATAACTCTGTGACGTTGCCTCCCTTTAGGCTCAAGAAAATTACAATTGAATAATGACCCAAAAGGATGGCTACCTAGCACACAAACTGTTAGTTTCCCAGTTACCAAGAAGAGCAGCTACCAGCAAGTGAAACAATGTTTTCATTGCTATGATATCGGTAGAAGCTTTCCGACTCATAACATGTAAGGCTAAGAGGGCCTAATGTTGCATGTTTAATTCAGATTGTGTCCGGGTCCAATATTCAGAACAACTCACTTCACATATTCTAGCCCATCCTTCTGACTTTCTCAGGGTCTAACATAAAGCCTTGGTGACTAATAGGAAGAAGCATTATGAGTTTGGCAAAGATTTCCCCCAAAATGGTGTCTGAAGAACCTAGCTCTATCAGACAATATCTCAGAGAGCCCATGAGGCTACCAACGATATGCGAAAGCTATAGGAACCATAGAATATGCATCTTGTGCTCTCTGCTTGCCAACCTAGCAGGAGGTTTGGATGAGAACTGGGATAAAAACTCTGCATccagatcaaagaagatccgAGCTGCTAAGTTGGAGGCTAGTTAACTACACAgagactacggagtagtgtcTTGATGAAAATGTCATGGTACTGTAGTTTAACTAGTTTGCAGTATCTCTAGAGGTCAGGCTCAATTCCGATCCCTGGAGGCCTATTGAGTTCAGGAGTGAGAGACAGGCTTTGTGCCTCATTTAACCAATTTTTTGGGGATTCAACAATGGGTAAACACTTTGTTTCATTGACACATTCTACCTGTGGGCAAATTAACTCGCGATCAATACTCCGTAGCGACCCTTGAGATCCAGACAAGCTGGGGGATAATGGTGGAGTGAACCTATCATGTGCTGGTTACAGCCCGAAATTCCACATCTGGCGCAACTGCGAAGCAGAAATTTTGCGAGATGCTGAGGATCAATATTGGAGGCTTATATCACAGAGACTATGAATGTGACATTAAGAattgccagcattgcagaAGCAACactgaggaagaagatgaatgggAAATATCAGGACCCACAGAAACATGTTGGCGGATCAGGGATTTGCTTCCCAGTCTGTCCCTGTACTCCGTCCGTACTGGGGGCAGTCATGCGCAGAGAGACGTGGTTCAGCCCCGCAGGGGTTGCCCCGAGAACTCAAACTATAAAAGGGCGCCAATCAGGGAACGCCAGGAGCCGCCGATGATATTCTACTCACAGAGGTTGGATTTGGCTCAACTGCAAGCGAGGAAGAATGCCCTAGAAGATAAAATAAACTATGTCCACCAAACAAAAGGATTTCTGTAACAGGTTCATTGGGAAATCAACTctctctgatattctttgGTCAACTTTCTTCAACTAATCTTTGTCGCTGCCCTTTACCGAATCCCACTGCTGGCCCCCCATGGACAAAGAGGAGAGAATTTCACAGCCCAATTCTGCTCAAAGTGACGATGCGGCAATCTTTTCTCCCGTTCTGACTATTCTGAATCTTAGGTCTCTTCCGACCTTATGTGCTCTTACTCGAAAAGCATCAGCAGATTTCGTGGAAGACCCAGAAGCCCCCATTGAGCCAATAGTTGTTGAATCTTCACTTTTCGGTTCCTACCATGCATTATTCCCAATTCGATTTCAAGATGGGTTGCGTTGGATCCTTAAGATTCCAGCCTGTGGGACACCCGAGCAATTCACCGCGTCTGCCGCATCAGCACTTCAATCTGAAGCTTTGACTATGAAACTGATTCAACGCGAAACCTCAGTCCCAATTCCTGACGTGTTTGCATTTAGCTCAACATTGGATAATGAACTTGGAGTTCCTTATATCCTCATGAAGTTCATGCCAGGGAAATCTCTTTATGACTGTTGGTTTGACATGAAGGTCTCGAAGGAAGAACGAAGATTACGCCGCAAGAATACCCTAGAGGATATTGCTCAAGCAATGGCTGAACTGAGCAAGTTCTCGTTTTCTACTGGTGGTGCCCTAATGTATGATGCAGAAGGAAACTTAGCTCACCCTGGTCCACTGAGATTTATTGACCATCAGGCAATGCTTGAGCGGCTTGGGCaaagtgatgatgatgacatTGAACCAACATTATATTTTGAAGCTGGCCCCTTTACAGATCCACAAGATTTCTACCTTCTCTCACTTAACCAAGCAAAGGAGCCAGAGCAACCTTTTCATAAAGGAATGTGGAAgcttctttatcttcttttaCAATGGATTCCAACACCACAAAGCCCAACATTTGTGCTCACACATCCAGACTTGAATTTCCAGAATGTCCTTGTCTCTGAGGATGGGAGGGTGCAGGCCTTAATTGACTGGGATGGTGTGGCGGCAGTTCCCCGTCTAGTGGGAAATGAAAAATTTCCTTCTTGGCTCACTCGAGATTGGGATCCGGCGA is a genomic window of Coccidioides posadasii str. Silveira chromosome 3, complete sequence containing:
- a CDS encoding uncharacterized protein (EggNog:ENOG410PWAS~COG:S) is translated as MDKEERISQPNSAQSDDAAIFSPVLTILNLRSLPTLCALTRKASADFVEDPEAPIEPIVVESSLFGSYHALFPIRFQDGLRWILKIPACGTPEQFTASAASALQSEALTMKLIQRETSVPIPDVFAFSSTLDNELGVPYILMKFMPGKSLYDCWFDMKVSKEERRLRRKNTLEDIAQAMAELSKFSFSTGGALMYDAEGNLAHPGPLRFIDHQAMLERLGQSDDDDIEPTLYFEAGPFTDPQDFYLLSLNQAKEPEQPFHKGMWKLLYLLLQWIPTPQSPTFVLTHPDLNFQNVLVSEDGRVQALIDWDGVAAVPRLVGNEKFPSWLTRDWDPAMYAWNEEMEKGIEQDTVWEDSPETLVLHRREYSNFMERYQSLRGQSLPSSPAVKESSITQKSLFVENLVIAAENPLCRFEILNKFVEKIVELARANSLDCISNKYQDLEIFDITDNLVTGEMEQEMLNFLRKSFDSLLSQNVM
- a CDS encoding uncharacterized protein (EggNog:ENOG410PKXP~COG:S) gives rise to the protein MAQHLTYNRVLQILRDSCSGRETFLSKSTRIPSELKAFDPEPGTLFNQTFQHLDEFVNLPTGGALFGLTSKTSRQGLTKKICQVLCQQLHDPVDHIERLDRAFSEFLYFEIFDGRVADPESLARETYRLLTRLVPDEQPYWELNAEATCNTLTGHFFHPGSPEKVPHRLKASTFFDRNIVCTAIHTVLEPLRETGSSLRLTGYIDLLAQLLQAALDIVPAGRVFTPGNLLVLRTFLWKSLQRSVTLYCWSLVKHGNREVWMDVTHRQTFHVQRFRRVIAAKRDQELLSELPAYLCPWAFELMRTHPAAAGVDPAYFIHLFSKHFGSLSARCIMNPDGSFRQCDGTGPFGCARFTGAVIHDQSAHQESCDRKCAKLYWDEDSYRQVHGARAVRLEEPRKGLLQYCAASSSTMAISHVWSHGQGGRPERPRDGVPSTGFNSCLHQRYSTIARQMGCNSYWIDTACIPQDHQLRREAISQINDIFTNSRSTLVCDRDIMMISIKKKTFAVLESLMAALLVCDWNSRAWTLLEGTRGAKVVNLLCKDNQTIELSEVIQAMYSRGRLSLAILCLTLDHLMGAAVVGGETFRLTERQHKYTETTAATLLSHRHASREGDEVVIWSLLCGRLVYTAEEFWRDAKHIKTGFLISDIPRLEGVPGFSWAPRRPGLASGGKIVARREYHQRRILEVMDSQAGSICADGLQATWSVCDMADVNFFSSLYQCFMHCIGALHSFGRIFWKMVLWEQLETALYYWHMACASLDMRRRFQLISHDVQAPMHRLALIRPSSSSDIYDGDAKEASMAVIEITGRGTWAWRKVIYWDNSVTLPPFRLKKITIE